The following are encoded together in the Phaseolus vulgaris cultivar G19833 chromosome 9, P. vulgaris v2.0, whole genome shotgun sequence genome:
- the LOC137823002 gene encoding WRKY transcription factor 55 isoform X3, whose translation MFFLYSCFDFSLTTDTTPQHLHRSLVRTLHFQTHINIIITTFLYFQISPHENCKLLEAMEEVINSIHRASELIQRLEQDLPNMVNQPGTLSLSIDEITEAITAAKEKLLLISRHNQTSESPPMLLHETTPQQPQMDATLMQEWLRSSHALTMDQLFQMQQRAARSSLQIGEMGGREVEDSERSMGSEGDQGQGIHAPSRPRRREANQEKKKILVPAPQFGNTEMPPEDGFTWRKYGQKEILGSKYPRSYYRCTHQKLYECQAKKMVQRLDHNANIFEVTYRGKHTCHMSSTAPSSSSLPLEQLLVDMTQSSNTISSQLSPSVNLSLLPGSGAAATTSGRGGASTSRFGADYAVVDMADAMFNSGSSSGNNSMEFLFSPAEDKSDAN comes from the exons ATGTTCTTTTTATATTCTTGCTTCGATTTTTCCTTAACAACTGACACCACACCACAGCACCTACATAGAAGCTTAGTACGAACCTTGCACTTTCAGAcacatataaatattattatcaccacttttctatattttcaaatttcaccGCATGAGAACTGCAAACTCCTAGAAGCAATGGAAGAGGTAATTAACTCGATTCATCGCGCTTCTGAATTGATTCAAAGGCTTGAACAAGACCTACCCAACATGGTGAACCAACCAGGGACGCTGTCCTTGTCCATTGATGAAATAACTGAGGCAATCACTGCCGCCAAGGAAAAGCTGTTGCTAATTTCCCGACATAACCAAACGTCGGAATCTCCTCCAATGTTGCTTCATGAAACGACACCGCAGCAGCCTCAGATGGATGCTACTCTAATGCAGGAATGGTTAAGGTCTAGTCATGCATTAACGATGGATCAGTTGTTTCAAATGCAACAACGTGCTGCAAGGAGCAGTTTGCAGATTGGTGAAATGGGAGGGAGAGAGGTGGAAGATTCAGAGAGAAGCATGGGATCCGAAGGAGATCAAGGGCAAGGAATCCACGCACCTTCACGACCACGAAGAAG GGAAGCTAAtcaagagaagaagaaaattctGGTTCCTGCCCCACAGTTTGGAAACACAGAGATGCCACCAGAGGATGGTTTCACTTGGAGGAAATATGGCCAGAAAGAAATACTTGGATCCAAGTACCCAAG GAGTTACTACAGATGCACACATCAGAAGCTATATGAATGCCAAGCGAAGAAGATGGTGCAAAGACTTGATCATAATGCTAACATATTTGAGGTAACATACAGAGGGAAACACACTTGCCATATGTCCTCCACAgcaccatcatcatcatcacttcCCCTAGAACAACTTTTGGTGGACATGACACAAAGTAGTAACACCATTTCCTCTCAGTTGTCTCCGTCAGTGAATCTCAGCCTCCTTCCCGGTAGTGGCGCCGCCGCCACCACTAGTGGCAGGGGCGGAGCCTCCACCTCAAGATTCGGTGCTGATTATGCTGTGGTGGATATGGCTGATGCTATGTTCAACTCTGGTAGCAGCAGTGGCAATAACAGCATGGAATTTCTCTTCTCTCCCGCTGAAGATAAAAGTGATGCAAATTGA
- the LOC137823002 gene encoding WRKY transcription factor 55 isoform X2 — MFFLYSCFDFSLTTDTTPQHLHRSLVRTLHFQTHINIIITTFLYFQISPHENCKLLEAMEEVINSIHRASELIQRLEQDLPNMVNQPGTLSLSIDEITEAITAAKEKLLLISRHNQTSESPPMLLHETTPQQPQMDATLMQEWLRSSHALTMDQLFQMQQRAARSSLQIGEMGGREVEDSERSMGSEGDQGQGIHAPSRPRRSREANQEKKKILVPAPQFGNTEMPPEDGFTWRKYGQKEILGSKYPRSYYRCTHQKLYECQAKKMVQRLDHNANIFEVTYRGKHTCHMSSTAPSSSSLPLEQLLVDMTQSSNTISSQLSPSVNLSLLPGSGAAATTSGRGGASTSRFGADYAVVDMADAMFNSGSSSGNNSMEFLFSPAEDKSDAN, encoded by the exons ATGTTCTTTTTATATTCTTGCTTCGATTTTTCCTTAACAACTGACACCACACCACAGCACCTACATAGAAGCTTAGTACGAACCTTGCACTTTCAGAcacatataaatattattatcaccacttttctatattttcaaatttcaccGCATGAGAACTGCAAACTCCTAGAAGCAATGGAAGAGGTAATTAACTCGATTCATCGCGCTTCTGAATTGATTCAAAGGCTTGAACAAGACCTACCCAACATGGTGAACCAACCAGGGACGCTGTCCTTGTCCATTGATGAAATAACTGAGGCAATCACTGCCGCCAAGGAAAAGCTGTTGCTAATTTCCCGACATAACCAAACGTCGGAATCTCCTCCAATGTTGCTTCATGAAACGACACCGCAGCAGCCTCAGATGGATGCTACTCTAATGCAGGAATGGTTAAGGTCTAGTCATGCATTAACGATGGATCAGTTGTTTCAAATGCAACAACGTGCTGCAAGGAGCAGTTTGCAGATTGGTGAAATGGGAGGGAGAGAGGTGGAAGATTCAGAGAGAAGCATGGGATCCGAAGGAGATCAAGGGCAAGGAATCCACGCACCTTCACGACCACGAAGAAG CAGGGAAGCTAAtcaagagaagaagaaaattctGGTTCCTGCCCCACAGTTTGGAAACACAGAGATGCCACCAGAGGATGGTTTCACTTGGAGGAAATATGGCCAGAAAGAAATACTTGGATCCAAGTACCCAAG GAGTTACTACAGATGCACACATCAGAAGCTATATGAATGCCAAGCGAAGAAGATGGTGCAAAGACTTGATCATAATGCTAACATATTTGAGGTAACATACAGAGGGAAACACACTTGCCATATGTCCTCCACAgcaccatcatcatcatcacttcCCCTAGAACAACTTTTGGTGGACATGACACAAAGTAGTAACACCATTTCCTCTCAGTTGTCTCCGTCAGTGAATCTCAGCCTCCTTCCCGGTAGTGGCGCCGCCGCCACCACTAGTGGCAGGGGCGGAGCCTCCACCTCAAGATTCGGTGCTGATTATGCTGTGGTGGATATGGCTGATGCTATGTTCAACTCTGGTAGCAGCAGTGGCAATAACAGCATGGAATTTCTCTTCTCTCCCGCTGAAGATAAAAGTGATGCAAATTGA
- the LOC137823002 gene encoding WRKY transcription factor 55 isoform X1, with translation MFFLYSCFDFSLTTDTTPQHLHRSLVRTLHFQTHINIIITTFLYFQISPHENCKLLEAMEEVINSIHRASELIQRLEQDLPNMVNQPGTLSLSIDEITEAITAAKEKLLLISRHNQTSESPPMLLHETTPQQPQMDATLMQEWLRSSHALTMDQLFQMQQRAARSSLQIGEMGGREVEDSERSMGSEGDQGQGIHAPSRPRRRSREANQEKKKILVPAPQFGNTEMPPEDGFTWRKYGQKEILGSKYPRSYYRCTHQKLYECQAKKMVQRLDHNANIFEVTYRGKHTCHMSSTAPSSSSLPLEQLLVDMTQSSNTISSQLSPSVNLSLLPGSGAAATTSGRGGASTSRFGADYAVVDMADAMFNSGSSSGNNSMEFLFSPAEDKSDAN, from the exons ATGTTCTTTTTATATTCTTGCTTCGATTTTTCCTTAACAACTGACACCACACCACAGCACCTACATAGAAGCTTAGTACGAACCTTGCACTTTCAGAcacatataaatattattatcaccacttttctatattttcaaatttcaccGCATGAGAACTGCAAACTCCTAGAAGCAATGGAAGAGGTAATTAACTCGATTCATCGCGCTTCTGAATTGATTCAAAGGCTTGAACAAGACCTACCCAACATGGTGAACCAACCAGGGACGCTGTCCTTGTCCATTGATGAAATAACTGAGGCAATCACTGCCGCCAAGGAAAAGCTGTTGCTAATTTCCCGACATAACCAAACGTCGGAATCTCCTCCAATGTTGCTTCATGAAACGACACCGCAGCAGCCTCAGATGGATGCTACTCTAATGCAGGAATGGTTAAGGTCTAGTCATGCATTAACGATGGATCAGTTGTTTCAAATGCAACAACGTGCTGCAAGGAGCAGTTTGCAGATTGGTGAAATGGGAGGGAGAGAGGTGGAAGATTCAGAGAGAAGCATGGGATCCGAAGGAGATCAAGGGCAAGGAATCCACGCACCTTCACGACCACGAAGAAG AAGCAGGGAAGCTAAtcaagagaagaagaaaattctGGTTCCTGCCCCACAGTTTGGAAACACAGAGATGCCACCAGAGGATGGTTTCACTTGGAGGAAATATGGCCAGAAAGAAATACTTGGATCCAAGTACCCAAG GAGTTACTACAGATGCACACATCAGAAGCTATATGAATGCCAAGCGAAGAAGATGGTGCAAAGACTTGATCATAATGCTAACATATTTGAGGTAACATACAGAGGGAAACACACTTGCCATATGTCCTCCACAgcaccatcatcatcatcacttcCCCTAGAACAACTTTTGGTGGACATGACACAAAGTAGTAACACCATTTCCTCTCAGTTGTCTCCGTCAGTGAATCTCAGCCTCCTTCCCGGTAGTGGCGCCGCCGCCACCACTAGTGGCAGGGGCGGAGCCTCCACCTCAAGATTCGGTGCTGATTATGCTGTGGTGGATATGGCTGATGCTATGTTCAACTCTGGTAGCAGCAGTGGCAATAACAGCATGGAATTTCTCTTCTCTCCCGCTGAAGATAAAAGTGATGCAAATTGA
- the LOC137821972 gene encoding probable WRKY transcription factor 70, with translation MSKRVITELVLGLDYATQLKFLLQNPVGPDGSVAAKELVTNVQRSFAETLSLLTSSEAASGEDEVAQNLVISGEDASQAASIDIRSEDSTESRKRSLPLSKDRRGSYKRRKTEQTWSIVSQTTDDNHAWRKYGQKDILNSQFPRSYFRCTRKFEQGCKAMKQVQRLEENPDMYNITYIGLHTCKDTLKAPQMVTYETWDSFLENSHADLNVPNEQKQHDPPIRSQSPIVKQEYPNDESDPTDADLWSDLKDFELSNEKPGFKIVSENADAFMFWLPEFGHEC, from the exons ATGAGCAAAAGGGTCATAACAGAGCTTGTTCTGGGTCTCGACTATGCCACTCAGCTCAAGTTTCTGCTTCAGAACCCTGTTGGCCCAGATGGGTCTGTTGCAGCTAAAGAACTTGTGACCAATGTGCAGAGATCTTTCGCTGAAACTCTTTCTTTGTTGACTTCTTCCGAGGCTGCAAGTGGTGAAGACGAGGTTGCTCAGAATCTCGTGATTTCCGGGGAAGATGCCTCGCAGGCTGCAAGCATTGATATTAGGTCTGAGGATTCAACTGAGAGTAGAAAGAGATCGTTGCCCCTCTCAAAGGATCGCAGAGGTTCCTACAAAAGAAG GAAGACTGAACAGACATGGTCCATAGTTTCCCAGACCACTGATGATAATCATGCATGGAGAAAGTACGGACAAAAGGATATTCTAAATTCTCAGTTTCCTAG GAGTTACTTCAGATGCACTAGGAAGTTTGAACAAGGTTGCAAAGCCATGAAACAGGTGCAACGGTTAGAAGAGAATCCTGATATGTACAATATTACGTATATTGGGCTCCACACATGCAAAGACACCCTCAAGGCTCCACAAATGGTCACATATGAAACTTGGGACTCATTTCTTGAGAATTCCCACGCAGACTTAAATGTTCCAAATGAACAAAAGCAACATGATCCTCCTATCAGATCACAAAGCCCAATTGTTAAACAAGAATATCCCAATGATGAGAGTGATCCTACAGATGCCGACCTGTGGTCTGATTTGAAGGATTTTGAACTGTCCAATGAGAAGCCTGGCTTCAAAATAGTCTCTGAAAATGCAGATGCATTCATGTTCTGGCTCCCGGAGTTTGGACATGAATGTTGA